The Shewanella sp. MTB7 genome includes a window with the following:
- the orn gene encoding oligoribonuclease: MAADANNLIWVDLEMTGLEPDIDRIIEIATIVTDKELNIVAEGPVIAIHQSDEQLAKMDDWNKKHHGESGLVDRVRLSQFTEEQAVAMTIEFLSKHVTAGDSPMCGNSVGQDRRFMTLYMPELEDYFHYRNIDVSTVKELVRRWEPEVMNGFTKLGTHKALIDIQESIAELQYYRAKVFKI; the protein is encoded by the coding sequence ATGGCTGCAGATGCAAACAATCTCATTTGGGTCGATTTGGAGATGACAGGACTTGAGCCTGACATTGATAGAATCATTGAGATTGCAACAATAGTGACAGACAAAGAACTAAACATAGTCGCAGAAGGACCTGTCATTGCTATACATCAATCTGATGAGCAACTCGCAAAGATGGATGATTGGAATAAAAAGCACCACGGTGAATCTGGGTTAGTTGATAGAGTTCGCTTGAGCCAATTTACCGAAGAGCAAGCTGTTGCAATGACTATTGAGTTTCTTTCGAAGCATGTCACTGCGGGTGATTCTCCTATGTGTGGCAACAGTGTAGGTCAAGATCGTCGTTTCATGACATTATATATGCCGGAACTGGAAGATTACTTCCATTACCGAAATATTGACGTCAGTACAGTAAAAGAGCTTGTTCGTCGCTGGGAACCAGAGGTGATGAATGGCTTTACCAAGCTAGGCACCCACAAAGCATTGATCGATATTCAGGAATCTATCGCTGAATTGCAGTATTATCGAGCAAAAGTATTTAAAATTTGA